From the genome of Brienomyrus brachyistius isolate T26 chromosome 8, BBRACH_0.4, whole genome shotgun sequence, one region includes:
- the LOC125747848 gene encoding transmembrane protein 82-like isoform X3: MRFEVSLLESLLQGVVGTSGILVLCNLLRVHFFIKAVRKDDGRSQKEPCRPLAGPKPGLGRTLYLCCLISILTVVGPRVASLVVLEFSLRAVAAWVTVGSKSPPSAALKFIVTCQFSLGCALSCSLHFLQEGAPQRLLSLLLAAGLSWFLARQSSHLWQHVMALYPLHSSQRYCGICLSLVASSRALLPFLNHSLMVTFCVAAVAAISIINHHFLSAAEALRFWTPLTICYMLLVVHTQEEQHRRPGGEVVHQTVMVRLGGLLLLMLMVGWWTDVLHMFICFLGEACCLIPSRDLQDAVSQEMAEEASSCLQLNRSANPHSQMQPESDSVPSKDTDF, translated from the exons ATGAGGTTCGAAGTGAGTCTCTTGGAAAGTCTGCTACAAG GGGTAGTGGGCACCTCTGGGATCTTGGTGCTATGCAACCTGCTAAGGGTTCATTTCTTCATCAAGGCTGTGAG GAAGGATGATGGAAGGAGCCAGAAAGAGCCATGTAGGCCGCTGGCTGGGCCCAAGCCTGGGCTGGGTAGAACGTTATACCTCTGCTGCCTGATCAGCATCCTGACCGTGGTGGGACCACGTGTCGCCTCTCTGGTGGTTCTGGAGTTCTCTCTGCGCGCAGTGGCGGCCTGGGTCACCGTGGGATCG AAGTCCCCTCCCAGTGCCGCCCTCAAGTTTATCGTCACCTGCCAGTTCTCCCTGGGCTGTGCCCTGAGCTGCAGTCTCCACTTCCTCCAGGAGGGGGCACCCCAGCGCTTGCTAAGTTTGCTCCTAGCGGCAGGGCTGAGCTGGTTCCTAGCGAGGCAGAGCAGCCACCTATGGCAGCACGTGATGGCGCTGTATCCCCTACACAGCTCCCAGCGTTACTGCGGCATCTGCCTCAGCCTCGTGGCCTCTAGTCGTGCCCTTCTGCCCTTCCTGAACCATAGCCTCATGGTGACCTTCTGCGTGGCTGCTGTCGCTGCCATATCGATCATCAACCACCACTTCCTGTCAGCAGCAGAAGCGCTGAGGTTTTGGACGCCGCTTACGATCTGCTACATGCTGCTGGTGGTCCACACACAAG aGGAGCAACATCGCCGCCCCGGTGGAGAGGTTGTGCATCAGACAGTGATGGTGCGCCTGGGGGGTCTGCTACTGCTGATGCTGATGGTGGGCTGGTGGACAGACGTGCTGCACATGTTCATTTGCTTCCTGGGGGAGGCGTGCTGTTTAATCCCCTCGCGGGACCTGCAGGATGCGGTGTCCCAG GAGATGGCCGAGGAGGCATCCAGCTGCCTGCAGCTAAATCGGAGCGCAAACCCCCACTCGCAGATGCAGCCAGAATCTGACTCGGTCCCCTCTAAAGACACGGACTTTTAG
- the zgc:161969 gene encoding uncharacterized protein zgc:161969 codes for MAAAVKNAFTTWKFRRFFVFIAERGNNITVQCNLCLPIVKMLSASKNSTSNLKKHLQRRHSSCLHLIKEENRQSESTEHIGEGHGTLHPPFKQETIEVEESTSQTTVNRLIFEFVIDDVQSFSLVEQPSFKNLIEGISGGQTVLSRKSLFWHMEKEFAAMKEALTARLQNVTNVCTTADLWTLHGRSFFGMTCHWIEKDSLERRSVALACARVKGHHTFDVLAAKICEIHAEYQVQHKVRAIVTHNGSNFVKPFHEFETHEEAALDEFDDGVTFFDMDAVLEMEGDEELHFFLPPHQRCAAHTLNLIATNEVHKAASRGSFQKVYQSAMGKCASIWNKAHWSSAAAEVVQDIANMNVSVPFVTRWSYEYLTIAKLIGLADDQLFDICGRLGVTRLDPYEITFLREYVAVLQPLAQSIDVLQGEKKWFLGFLIPTILSLKFKLSDKLPHVTYTANIITAVIEALDSQFSSILNSHDAKMATTTMPKFRLCWLPPEKREDMCKTVVQEATSLKSRSPAADVVISSETDGSDEEFFVFGKTNKAEKWTVEKEVRMFLYDTEKSLNSLHAYPLVKHLFLKYNTTIPSSAPVERLFSDGGNVLTSFHSRMSDNHMEQVLLLRYNRKFCPKLSFNDL; via the exons ATGGCAGCCGCTGTGAAAAACGCTTTCACTACGTGGAAATTTCGCCGCTTTTTTGTCTTCATAGCCGAAAGGGGAAATAACATCACAGTCCAATGCAATTTATGTCTTCCAATAGTGAAAATGCTCTCAGCATCTAAGAACTCGACGTCTAATCTGAAGAAGCATTTGCAG aggagacattcaagttGCTTACATCTGATCAAAGAAGAAAACAGGCAGTCTGAGTCGACTGAACACATCGGAGAAGGACATGGGACCTTGCATCCTCCCTTCAAACAAGAAACGATTGAAGTCGAAGAGAGCACATCTCAAACTACTGTGAATAGACTAATATTTGAATTTGTGATTGATGATGTTCAGTCGTTCTCTCTGGTGGAACAGCCTTCATTCAAAAATCTCATAGAGGGAATCAGTGGTGGCCAGACGGTCTTGAGCAGAAAATCACTGTTCTGGCATATGGAGAAGGAATTTGCTGCTATGAAAGAAGCCTTAACTGCAAGACTTCAGAATGTGACTAATGTGTGCACAACAGCAGATTTGTGGACTCTTCATGGCAGAAGTTTCTTTGGTATGACATGTCACTGGATTGAGAAGGACAGTCTGGAGAGGAGGTCTGTAGCTTTGGCCTGTGCCCGTGTGAAGGGACACCATACTTTTGATGTCCTTGCTGCGAAAATCTGTGAAATACACGCAGAGTACCAAGTACAGCACAAAGTAAGGGCCATAGTGACACACAACGGGAGTAACTTTGTTAAACCTTTTCATGAGTTTGAAACGCATGAAGAGGCAGCGCTAGATGAGTTTGATGATGGTGTAACGTTCTTTGACATGGATGCAGTTCTGGAGATGGAGGGAGATGAAGAGCTTCATTTCTTTCTGCCTCCACATCAAAGATGTGCAGCGCACACACTCAATCTGATTGCTACCAATGAGGTACATAAAGCAGCATCAAGAGGCTCATTCCAGAAAGTGTACCAAAGTGCAATGGGAAAGTGTGCTTCTATATGGAACAAGGCGCACTGGTCATCAGCAGCTGCAGAAGTAGTGCAGGACATTGCCAATATGAATGTTTCTGTTCCATTTGTCACAAGATGGAGCTATGAATATCTGACCATTGCAAAACTGATTGGTCTCGCAGATGATCAGCTGTTTGACATCTGTGGAAGGTTGGGAGTGACCAGGCTGGACCCTTATGAGATAACCTTTCTCAGAGAGTATGTAGCTGTTCTACAACCTCTTGCCCAATCCATTGATGTTCTGCAGGGGGAGAAGAAATGGTTTCTAGGTTTCCTCATTCCAACAATCCTAAGCCTCAAGTTTAAGCTCTCTGACAAATTGCCACATGTGACCTACACAGCAAATATCATTACTGCAGTCATTGAGGCACTCGACAGTCAGTTCAGTTCCATATTGAACAGTCACGATGCAAAAATGGCAACAACCACCATGCCGAAGTTTCGCTTGTGTTGGCTCCCTCCAGAGAAGAGAGAGGATATGTGCAAGACGGTAGTCCAGGAGGCAACATCTTTGAAATCCAGGTCACCTGCAGCTGACGTGGTCATCAGCTCTGAGACTGATGGATCAGATGAAGAGTTTTTTGTGTTTGGAAAGACAAATAAGGCTGAGAAATGGACTGTAGAGAAAGAGGTCCGGATGTTCCTttatgatactgagaagagcttGAATTCTTTGCATGCATATCCCTTGGTTAAGCATCTTTTCTTGAAGTATAATACCACTATACCCTCTAGTGCACCAGTTGAACGTCTGTTCAGTGATGGAGGGAATGTACTTACCTCATTTCATAGCAGAATGTCTGATAACCACATGGAGCAAGTCCTCCTCCTTCGTTACAACAGAAAGTTTTGTCCAAAGCTCAGTTTTAATGATTTGTGA
- the LOC125747847 gene encoding F-box only protein 42-like gives MSCCSDIEDDSSVAMNTEECGARPGQAPVGWEQGDLVSGMDGGARDSERMEETGRVMVKLPEEVLEYILSFLSPYQEHKTAALVCKQWYRLIKGVAYQCYHGFLRAVQDGCIHWETRTFPGTAITQRFSHSACYYDLNQSMYVFGGCTQSSCNSAFNDVWRLDLNKKEWIRPQALGSYPSPKAGATLVMYKDLLVLFGGWTRPSPYPLHQPERFFDEIHTYSPSKDWWNCIVTSHGPPPMAGHSSSVIGSRMVVFGGSLGARQMSNEVWILDLEQWSWFKPSISGPAPHPRGGQSQIVVDDETLLILGGCGGPNTLLKDAWLLRMGASPWKWQQLRVENDDHGAPELWCHPACKVGQCVVVFSQAPSGRASLSPSLNSRPSPVSTTSPPLGPDSPSLRSQSPVRSGGAGVVPGTADDVPCVNGRWGVLRLRPATRGGARDGSPSPSQQLSPSRGPDSPPLLHLLNGFSQSPRTSPAQISSPPYRTHSHAPPDCSWDCPAPPACASEHGHINGFHTPPDSPHTPPGAVSPGALRRGLEAIKALNSAPSSLPQSQSSGGRSSSSTPPSSSSSSPPQGAGADGHSIPPIARRLGHHPPQSLNVGKPLYQSLNCKPMQMYVLDVSRAKEDGLVSWKVFGGGGGMAVVGPPETSLHTVVQGRGELIIFGGLMDKKQNVKYYKCNALYFVRAKR, from the exons ATGTCCTGTTGCTCAGACATTGAGGATGACAGCTCTGTCGCCATGAACACGGAAGAGTGCGGGGCCAGACCAGGGCAGGCCCCTGTGGGATGGGAACAGGGGGACCTCGTGTCTGGGATGGATGGCGGAGCACGGGACAGCGAGAGGATGGAGGAGACCGGGAGGGTGATGGTCAAGCTGCCAGAGGAGGTGCTGGAGTACATTCTGTCCTTCCTGTCTCCCTACCAGGAGCACAAGACAGCCGCCCTCGTCTGCAAACAGTGGTACAGACTCATCAAAG GTGTTGCATACCAGTGTTACCACGGCTTCCTGCGAGCTGTCCAGGATGGCTGTATCCATTGGGAGACTCGCACCTTCCCTGGGACGGCCATCACGCAGCGCTTTTCTCACA GCGCGTGCTACTACGACTTGAACCAGTCCATGTACGTGTTTGGTGGCTGCACCCAGAGCAGCTGCAACTCCGCATTCAATGACGTGTGGAGGCTTGACCTTAACAAAAAGGAGTGGATACGGCCCCAGGCTTTAG GCTCCTATCCTTCTCCAAAAGCTGGGGCCACCCTTGTGATGTATAAAGATCTGCTAGTTCTTTTTGGGGGCTGGACCCGACCCAGTCCGTACCCACTTCACCAGCCGGAGAGGTTCTTCGACGAAATCCACACCTACTCCCCCTCTAAGGACTG GTGGAACTGCATCGTGACGAGTCACGGCCCCCCCCCGATGGCGGGACACTCCTCCTCAGTCATCGGCAGCAGGATGGTGGTGTTCGGGGGCTCCCTTGGGGCTCGCCAGAT GAGTAATGAGGTCTGGATCCTGGATCTCGAGCAGTGGTCCTGGTTCAAGCCGTCCATCTCTGGTCCCGCGCCGCACCCCCGGGGGGGACAATCTCAG ATTGTGGTTGATGATGAGACACTGTTGATTCTGGGTGGTTGCGGAGGTCCCAATACG CTGCTTAAGGACGCCTGGCTCTTGCGCATGGGCGCCTCCCCCTGGAAGTGGCAGCAACTGCGGGTTGAAAATGACGACCACGGTGCTCCAGAGCTCTGGTGCCACCCAGCCTGCAAG gtgggcCAGTGTGTGGTGGTCTTCTCCCAAGCCCCCAGTGGGCGCGCCTCGTTGAGCCCCAGTCTGAACTCCCGCCCCTCCCCTGTCAGCACGACGTCGCCCCCCCTGGGCCCCGACTCTCCCTCCCTGCGCTCTCAGTCGCCCGTGCGCAGCGGCGGGGCAGGTGTGGTACCGGGCACTGCTGATGACGTGCCCTGCGTGAATGGTCGCTGGGGCGTGCTCCGGCTGCGACCCGCCACCAGGGGGGGTGCCAGAGATGGCAGTCCCTCCCCATCCCAGCAGCTGTCCCCCTCGCGTGGCCCCGACAGTCCCCCCCTGCTCCATCTGCTCAATGGCTTCTCCCAATCTCCCCGTACCAGCCCCGCCCAGATATCCTCCCCGCCCTATCGCACGCATTCCCACGCCCCCCCTGACTGTAGCTGGGATTGCCCTGCACCCCCTGCCTGTGCCTCTGAGCATGGCCATATCAATGGCTTCCACACCCCCCCTGACTCTCCCCACACGCCTCCGGGAGCCGTGTCGCCCGGGGCCTTGCGGCGCGGCCTGGAGGccatcaaggcccttaactctgcGCCTTCTTCCCTGCCTCAGTCCCAATCCAGCGGGGGTAGGAGCTCTTCCAGCACGCCcccttcctcctcatcctccagcCCGCCGCAGGGCGCTGGGGCGGACGGCCACTCCATCCCCCCAATCGCACGCCGCCTGGGTCACCACCCTCCCCAGAGCCTGAATGTGGGCAAACCCCTTTACCAATCTCTGAACTGCAAGCCCATGCAGATGTACGTCCTGGACGTGTCACGGGCCAAGGAGGATGGTCTGGTCTCCTGGAAGGTGTTCGGCGGTGGCGGGGGCATGGCCGTGGTGGGGCCCCCGGAGACCAGCCTCCACACGGTGGTCCAGGGCCGGGGGGAGCTCATCATATTCGGAGGTCTGATGGACAAGAAGCAAAACGTGAAATACTACAAGTGCAATGCCTTGTACTTCGTACGTGCAAAGAGATAG
- the LOC125747848 gene encoding transmembrane protein 82-like isoform X1, translating to MFGFVLFWFPPISDIMRFEVSLLESLLQGVVGTSGILVLCNLLRVHFFIKAVRKDDGRSQKEPCRPLAGPKPGLGRTLYLCCLISILTVVGPRVASLVVLEFSLRAVAAWVTVGSKSPPSAALKFIVTCQFSLGCALSCSLHFLQEGAPQRLLSLLLAAGLSWFLARQSSHLWQHVMALYPLHSSQRYCGICLSLVASSRALLPFLNHSLMVTFCVAAVAAISIINHHFLSAAEALRFWTPLTICYMLLVVHTQEEQHRRPGGEVVHQTVMVRLGGLLLLMLMVGWWTDVLHMFICFLGEACCLIPSRDLQDAVSQEMAEEASSCLQLNRSANPHSQMQPESDSVPSKDTDF from the exons ATGTTCG GGTTTGTGCTGTTCTGGTTTCCTCCGATATCGGACATCATGAGGTTCGAAGTGAGTCTCTTGGAAAGTCTGCTACAAG GGGTAGTGGGCACCTCTGGGATCTTGGTGCTATGCAACCTGCTAAGGGTTCATTTCTTCATCAAGGCTGTGAG GAAGGATGATGGAAGGAGCCAGAAAGAGCCATGTAGGCCGCTGGCTGGGCCCAAGCCTGGGCTGGGTAGAACGTTATACCTCTGCTGCCTGATCAGCATCCTGACCGTGGTGGGACCACGTGTCGCCTCTCTGGTGGTTCTGGAGTTCTCTCTGCGCGCAGTGGCGGCCTGGGTCACCGTGGGATCG AAGTCCCCTCCCAGTGCCGCCCTCAAGTTTATCGTCACCTGCCAGTTCTCCCTGGGCTGTGCCCTGAGCTGCAGTCTCCACTTCCTCCAGGAGGGGGCACCCCAGCGCTTGCTAAGTTTGCTCCTAGCGGCAGGGCTGAGCTGGTTCCTAGCGAGGCAGAGCAGCCACCTATGGCAGCACGTGATGGCGCTGTATCCCCTACACAGCTCCCAGCGTTACTGCGGCATCTGCCTCAGCCTCGTGGCCTCTAGTCGTGCCCTTCTGCCCTTCCTGAACCATAGCCTCATGGTGACCTTCTGCGTGGCTGCTGTCGCTGCCATATCGATCATCAACCACCACTTCCTGTCAGCAGCAGAAGCGCTGAGGTTTTGGACGCCGCTTACGATCTGCTACATGCTGCTGGTGGTCCACACACAAG aGGAGCAACATCGCCGCCCCGGTGGAGAGGTTGTGCATCAGACAGTGATGGTGCGCCTGGGGGGTCTGCTACTGCTGATGCTGATGGTGGGCTGGTGGACAGACGTGCTGCACATGTTCATTTGCTTCCTGGGGGAGGCGTGCTGTTTAATCCCCTCGCGGGACCTGCAGGATGCGGTGTCCCAG GAGATGGCCGAGGAGGCATCCAGCTGCCTGCAGCTAAATCGGAGCGCAAACCCCCACTCGCAGATGCAGCCAGAATCTGACTCGGTCCCCTCTAAAGACACGGACTTTTAG
- the slc25a34 gene encoding solute carrier family 25 member 34, whose amino-acid sequence MGPTMPVPHLLEYPARPGGPQALCLPLDFALGALACCGACVFTNPLEVVKTRLQLQGELRARGSYPRHYRGVLQALWLVGRTDGLRGLQKGLSAGLLYQACMNGVRLGFYSYAEAAGLTAGPGGSLLVGATAGALGAFVASPAYLVKTHLQAQAVETIAVGHQHNHQGVSSAFATIYRREGVIGLWRGVNGAVPRVMVGSASQLATFSSAKDWVLQTQCFSPHSWLIALTAATISGIAVTFTMTPFDVISTRLYNQPVDELRRGRLYSGFVDCLLKVCQTEGPLGLYKGMGPVFLRLAPHTVLSMLFWDLMRQRAFQYYENPERD is encoded by the exons ATGGGACCCACGATGCCTGTGCCCCACCTTCTGGAGTACCCGGCCCGACCAGGTGGGCCACAGGCACTGTGTCTCCCTCTGGATTTTGCGCTGGGAGCCCTGGCCTGCTGCGGGGCGTGTGTGTTCACCAACCCACTGGAGGTGGTGAAGACGCGGTTGCAGCTGCAGGGAGAGCTGCGCGCCCGGGGGTCCTACCCACGGCACTACCGCGGGGTCCTGCAGGCACTCTGGCTGGTGGGCCGCACTGATGGTCTGCGCGGCCTGCAGAAGGGGCTGTCGGCTGGGCTGCTCTATCAGGCCTGCATGAACGGAGTACGCCTGGGCTTCTACTCCTACGCCGAGGCAGCAGGCCTGACGGCAGGTCCTGGGGGCAGCCTGCTGGTGGGGGCCACTGCCGGGGCACTGGGGGCCTTCGTGGCGTCTCCCGCTTACCTG GTGAAGACCCACCTCCAGGCCCAGGCAGTGGAAACCATTGCTGTTGGTCACCAGCACAACCACCAG GGGGTGTCGAGTGCATTTGCCACTATTTACCGGCGAGAAGGCGTGATTGGGCTGTGGAGAGGTGTGAACGGGGCAGTCCCCAGGGTCATGGTGGGGTCGGCATCACAGCTTGCCactttcagttctgccaaagaCTGGGTCCTGCAGACTCAG TGCTTCAGCCCACACAGCTGGCTGATTGCTTTGACAGCTGCCACTATCAGTGGGATTGCTGTGACCTTCACTATGACTCCATTTGATGTCATTAGCACACGACTATATAACCAGCCTGTGGATGAGCTGCGAAGG GGGCGCCTGTACAGTGGCTTCGTGGACTGCTTACTGAAAGTGTGTCAGACTGAGGGGCCTCTGGGCCTCTATAAGGGTATGGGTCCGGTGTTCCTGCGCCTGGCCCCCCATACCGTCCTCAGCATGCTGTTCTGGGACCTGATGAGGCAGCGAGCGTTTCAGTACTACGAGAATCCCGAACGTGACTGA
- the LOC125747848 gene encoding transmembrane protein 82-like isoform X2, producing the protein MFGFVLFWFPPISDIMRFEVSLLESLLQGVVGTSGILVLCNLLRVHFFIKAVRKDDGRSQKEPCRPLAGPKPGLGRTLYLCCLISILTVVGPRVASLVVLEFSLRAVAAWVTVGSSPPSAALKFIVTCQFSLGCALSCSLHFLQEGAPQRLLSLLLAAGLSWFLARQSSHLWQHVMALYPLHSSQRYCGICLSLVASSRALLPFLNHSLMVTFCVAAVAAISIINHHFLSAAEALRFWTPLTICYMLLVVHTQEEQHRRPGGEVVHQTVMVRLGGLLLLMLMVGWWTDVLHMFICFLGEACCLIPSRDLQDAVSQEMAEEASSCLQLNRSANPHSQMQPESDSVPSKDTDF; encoded by the exons ATGTTCG GGTTTGTGCTGTTCTGGTTTCCTCCGATATCGGACATCATGAGGTTCGAAGTGAGTCTCTTGGAAAGTCTGCTACAAG GGGTAGTGGGCACCTCTGGGATCTTGGTGCTATGCAACCTGCTAAGGGTTCATTTCTTCATCAAGGCTGTGAG GAAGGATGATGGAAGGAGCCAGAAAGAGCCATGTAGGCCGCTGGCTGGGCCCAAGCCTGGGCTGGGTAGAACGTTATACCTCTGCTGCCTGATCAGCATCCTGACCGTGGTGGGACCACGTGTCGCCTCTCTGGTGGTTCTGGAGTTCTCTCTGCGCGCAGTGGCGGCCTGGGTCACCGTGGGATCG TCCCCTCCCAGTGCCGCCCTCAAGTTTATCGTCACCTGCCAGTTCTCCCTGGGCTGTGCCCTGAGCTGCAGTCTCCACTTCCTCCAGGAGGGGGCACCCCAGCGCTTGCTAAGTTTGCTCCTAGCGGCAGGGCTGAGCTGGTTCCTAGCGAGGCAGAGCAGCCACCTATGGCAGCACGTGATGGCGCTGTATCCCCTACACAGCTCCCAGCGTTACTGCGGCATCTGCCTCAGCCTCGTGGCCTCTAGTCGTGCCCTTCTGCCCTTCCTGAACCATAGCCTCATGGTGACCTTCTGCGTGGCTGCTGTCGCTGCCATATCGATCATCAACCACCACTTCCTGTCAGCAGCAGAAGCGCTGAGGTTTTGGACGCCGCTTACGATCTGCTACATGCTGCTGGTGGTCCACACACAAG aGGAGCAACATCGCCGCCCCGGTGGAGAGGTTGTGCATCAGACAGTGATGGTGCGCCTGGGGGGTCTGCTACTGCTGATGCTGATGGTGGGCTGGTGGACAGACGTGCTGCACATGTTCATTTGCTTCCTGGGGGAGGCGTGCTGTTTAATCCCCTCGCGGGACCTGCAGGATGCGGTGTCCCAG GAGATGGCCGAGGAGGCATCCAGCTGCCTGCAGCTAAATCGGAGCGCAAACCCCCACTCGCAGATGCAGCCAGAATCTGACTCGGTCCCCTCTAAAGACACGGACTTTTAG